From a region of the Hevea brasiliensis isolate MT/VB/25A 57/8 unplaced genomic scaffold, ASM3005281v1 Scaf5, whole genome shotgun sequence genome:
- the LOC110647401 gene encoding uncharacterized protein LOC110647401, with protein sequence MGQLLGKLHGKEWRHKQIRLITDRVFNRVKNESGRADLSFEDLYIAVLLVYNDINKLLPGPHFDPPSKDQVRTMIQECDLNLDGGIDHDEFVKFIQRLTADTFIVVSQGLILTLIVAPTFAMATKKATEGVPGVGKVVQKLPNSIYASLVTLAIVWFQNARQDLD encoded by the exons ATGGGGCAGCTCCTCGGCAAACTTCATG GTAAGGAGTGGAGGCACAAGCAAATAAGATTGATAACAGACCGGGTTTTTAATCGCGTTAAAAATGAATCAGGAAGGGCTGATCTGTCGTTCGAAGATCTGTACATTGCTGTCCTACTTGTCTACAA TGATATCAATAAGCTGTTGCCTGGTCCCCATTTTGATCCACCCTCCAAAGATCAAGTCAGAACCATGATTCAG GAGTGTGACCTCAACCTTGATGGGGGAATTGACCATGATGAATTTGTGAAGTTTATTCAGCGGCTAACAGCAGACACATTCATTGTTGTTAGTCAGGGACTGATACTAACTTTGATTGTAGCACCTACATTTGCAATGGCAACAAAGAAGGCTACAGAGGGTGTCCCAGGCGTTGGAAAGGTGGTTCAAAAACTACCCAATTCAATATATGCCTCCCTCGTCACTCTTGCGATCGTGTGGTTCCAAAATGCTCGCCAGGACCTTGACTAG
- the LOC131177477 gene encoding mechanosensitive ion channel protein 10-like, translating to MEIQNQDNQKHNTDQVVLFMDQPSPKLKQSPPPPPGDSNDPIPHAPTGPKTLRHLNFSKPRSRFAEIKYPHPTKTIPEAEELQPLNHQETTTDEEDDYQEWFEEEEEEDGKWATYRRKRKKKINKRALIEFILFLIIMACLICSLTLESFKNKVKWGIEIWKWCLIVLVLFCGRLVSAWVVGFLVFLIERNFMLREKVLYFVYGLRKSFKNCAWLGLALLAWMVMFHDVHKHNKVLKKVFRFLIAVLIGATIWLLKIVLVKVLATSFHVSTFFDRMKESVFHHYILDTLSGPPLDEDEREAPQRQSLRQTKSLPTKLKESPPAVLTPSRSKRSYGPGRIDMERLKKLSMQSRATAWSVKRLVNYVMSSGLSTISRTVDEFGNGESEISSEWEARSCAQTIFKHVAKPSAKYIEEEDLLRFLKSEEVHTIFPLFEGAVETGKITKSSFRNWVVHAYVERKALAHSLNDTKTAVQQLHKLASAIVTVIIIVITFLVMGLATTKIVLVVTSQLLLVGFVFQNTCKTIFESIIFVFVMHPFDVGDRCVIDGVQMIVEEMNILSTVFLRYDMEKIYYPNSVLLMKPISNFRRSPDMGDAIDFTIDVSTSVDDFNALKKAIKTYIESKPKHWNPKHTLLVKEIEDVNKMKLTLCVQHTINHQNFGEKSIRRSELVFELKKIFENLGIRYHLLPQEIHLTQLNMTNLRSTVAL from the exons ATGGAGATCCAAAATCAAGATAACCAGAAACACAACACAGATCAAGTGGTTCTTTTCATGGACCAACCAAGCCCCAAACTCAAAcagtcaccaccaccaccaccaggagACTCCAATGATCCCATTCCTCATGCTCCTACAGGACCCAAAACTCTTCGCCATCTCAACTTCTCCAAACCCAGATCCCGTTTTGCTGAAATCAAATACCCTCACCCTACAAAAACTATCCCTGAAGCCGAAGAGCTCCAACCCTTAAACCATCAAGAAACTACCACAGACGAAGAAGACGATTATCAAGAGTGGttcgaagaagaagaagaagaagacggaAAATGGGCAACGTatcgaaggaaaagaaaaaagaagatcaaCAAGAGAGCTTTGATCGAGTTCATCTTGTTTCTCATCATCATGGCATGCTTAATATGTTCTTTAACCCTCGAATCCTTCAAGAACAAGGTGAAATGGGGGATAGAGATATGGAAATGGTGCCTTATTGTCTTGGTACTTTTCTGTGGCCGGCTCGTCTCAGCTTGGGTTGTTGGGTTTCTTGTTTTTCTCATAGAACGCAACTTCATGCTCAGGGAGAAGGTATTGTACTTCGTATATGGGTTGCGCAAAAGCTTTAAGAACTGTGCCTGGTTAGGATTAGCCTTACTAGCTTGGATGGTCATGTTCCATGATGTCCATAAACACAACAAGGTCTTAAAGAAAGTTTTCCGATTTCTCATAGCTGTGCTTATCGGAGCAACTATTTGGCTGCTAAAGATTGTTCTGGTTAAGGTTCTTGCTACATCTTTTCATGTATCTACCTTCTTTGATCGAATGAAAGAAAGCGTTTTCCACCACTACATTCTTGATACCCTCTCAGGTCCTCCATTAGATGAGGATGAGAGAGAAGCTCCTCAACGACAGAGTCTCCGGCAAACCAAGTCATTACCGACGAAACTGAAGGAGAGTCCGCCTGCAGTTTTGACGCCGTCGAGGTCGAAGAGGTCGTATGGACCGGGGAGGATAGATATGGAAAGATTAAAGAAGCTGAGCATGCAAAGTAGAGCAACTGCATGGAGTGTGAAAAGGCTAGTGAATTATGTTATGTCGTCGGGGTTGTCGACGATTTCGAGGACGGTGGATGAATTTGGGAATGGAGAGTCGGAGATCAGTAGCGAGTGGGAGGCTAGGAGTTGTGCTCAAACGATCTTTAAGCATGTAGCTAAGCCTAGTGCCAA gtaCATAGAAGAGGAAgatttattaagatttttaaaGAGCGAGGAGGTTCATACCATTTTTCCTCTGTTTGAAGGAGCTGTCGAGACTGGAAAAATTACAAAATCTTCTTTTAGAAATTGGGTG GTACATGCTTATGTTGAGAGGAAAGCATTAGCCCATTCCTTGAATGATACTAAGACTGCTGTGCAGCAGCTTCACAAGCTAGCAAGTGCAATAGTGACAGTAATTATAATTGTGATCACTTTTCTGGTAATGGGATTAGCCACAACCAAGATTGTCTTAGTAGTTACTTCCCAGCTTCTTCTTGTGGGTTTCGTCTTCCAAAACACTTGCAAAACCATCTTCGAATCCATCATTTTCGTCTTCGTTATGCATCCTTTCGACGTTGGTGATCGTTGTGTTATTGATGGTGTACAG ATGATTGTGGAAGAGATGAACATTTTATCAACTGTGTTTTTACGGTATGATATGGAGAAAATATATTATCCAAATTCAGTTCTGCTCATGAAGCCAATTAGCAATTTCAGAAGAAGTCCAGACATGGGAGATGCTATTGATTTCACTATTGATGTCTCCACTTCTGTTGATGACTTTAATGCCCTCAAGAAGGCTATAAAAAC ATACATAGAGAGCAAGCCAAAGCATTGGAACCCAAAGCATACATTGCTAGTGAAGGAGATAGAGGATGTGAACAAGAtgaagctgacactatgtgttcaACACACCATAAACCATCAAAACTTTGGAGAAAAGAGCATTAGAAGATCAGAGCTTGTCTTTGAACTAAAGAAGATATTTGAGAATCTTGGCATAAGGTATCATCTCCTTCCACAGGAGATCCATCTCACACAACTTAATATGACCAATCTCAGAAGTACTGTTGCTCTCTAA